In the genome of Bradyrhizobium sp. CIAT3101, one region contains:
- a CDS encoding ABC transporter permease, translated as MSEMSLHRGISVQRIGAMILRYWYLLMSSWPRLLELLYWPALQIITWGFLQLYIAQNANFFARAGGTLIGAVILWDILFRGQLGFSISFLEEMWARNLGNLMMSPLKPIEFLLSLMAMSLIRLAIGVIPMTLLAIAFFHFNVYSLGLPLIAFFCNLIFTSWAVGIFVSGLVLRNGLGAESIVWTLMFGIMPLACIYYPVSVLPPWLQTVAWSLPPTYVFEGMRALLIENTFRTDLMLGALAINAVILVASFWAFLALLRSAKKHGSLLSGGE; from the coding sequence ATGAGCGAAATGTCCCTCCATCGCGGCATCTCCGTCCAACGCATCGGCGCGATGATCCTGCGCTACTGGTATCTGTTGATGTCGTCCTGGCCGCGGCTGCTGGAGCTGTTGTACTGGCCGGCGCTGCAGATCATCACCTGGGGCTTCCTTCAGCTCTACATCGCGCAGAACGCCAATTTCTTCGCGCGGGCGGGCGGCACGCTGATCGGCGCCGTCATCCTCTGGGACATCCTGTTCCGCGGCCAGCTCGGCTTCTCCATCTCCTTCCTGGAGGAGATGTGGGCGCGCAACCTCGGCAACCTCATGATGAGCCCGCTGAAGCCGATCGAGTTTCTGCTGTCGCTGATGGCGATGAGCCTGATCCGGCTGGCGATCGGCGTGATTCCGATGACGCTGCTCGCGATCGCGTTCTTTCACTTCAATGTCTATAGCCTCGGCCTGCCGCTGATCGCCTTCTTCTGCAATCTGATCTTCACCAGCTGGGCGGTCGGCATCTTCGTCTCGGGTCTGGTGCTGCGGAACGGCCTCGGTGCCGAGAGCATCGTCTGGACCCTGATGTTCGGAATCATGCCGCTGGCCTGCATCTATTATCCGGTCAGCGTCCTGCCGCCCTGGCTGCAAACCGTCGCCTGGTCGCTGCCGCCGACCTACGTGTTCGAGGGGATGCGCGCGCTGCTGATCGAAAACACCTTCCGGACCGATCTGATGCTGGGTGCGTTAGCCATCAACGCGGTGATTCTGGTTGCTTCCTTTTGGGCATTCCTTGCCCTTTTGCGCAGCGCCAAGAAGCACGGCTCGCTGCTCTCGGGCGGCGAATAA
- a CDS encoding ABC transporter ATP-binding protein, which yields MTENSKASSRPTVADSTLSAAIEVDRLVKLYKQTRAVDGISFSLSRGSITGLLGGNGAGKTTTIAMIMGLVLPTSGRVQVLGHRMPEESAAVLGRMNFESPYVDMPMRLTVRQNLTIFGKLYAVRNLADRIAKLAADLDLSDFIDRANGKLSAGQKTRVALAKALINEPELLLLDEPTASLDPDTADWVRAHLERYRKDNNATILLASHNMLEVERLCDRVIIMKRGRVEDDDTPDAIMARYNRTTLEEVFLDVARGRANGTKEGAQ from the coding sequence ATGACTGAGAACTCCAAGGCTTCAAGTCGGCCGACTGTCGCGGACAGCACATTGTCCGCGGCCATCGAGGTCGATCGCCTGGTCAAGCTCTACAAGCAGACCCGTGCGGTGGACGGCATCTCCTTTTCGCTGTCCCGCGGCAGCATTACCGGGCTGCTCGGCGGCAACGGCGCCGGCAAGACCACCACCATCGCGATGATCATGGGCCTGGTGCTGCCGACCTCGGGCCGTGTGCAGGTGCTCGGGCATCGGATGCCCGAGGAGAGCGCGGCCGTGCTCGGGCGGATGAACTTCGAAAGCCCCTATGTCGACATGCCGATGCGGCTCACGGTGCGGCAGAACCTCACCATTTTCGGCAAGCTCTATGCGGTCAGGAACCTCGCGGACCGCATCGCAAAGCTCGCCGCTGATCTCGATCTCAGCGACTTCATCGACCGCGCCAACGGCAAGCTGTCCGCCGGGCAGAAGACCCGCGTCGCACTGGCGAAGGCGCTGATCAACGAGCCCGAGCTGTTGCTGCTGGACGAGCCGACCGCCTCGCTCGACCCTGATACGGCGGACTGGGTCCGTGCGCATCTGGAGCGCTATCGCAAGGACAATAATGCCACCATCCTTTTGGCCTCGCACAACATGCTCGAGGTCGAGCGACTCTGCGACCGCGTCATCATCATGAAGCGCGGCCGCGTCGAGGACGATGACACGCCCGATGCCATCATGGCCCGCTACAACCGCACCACGCTGGAGGAGGTGTTTCTGGACGTCGCACGCGGGCGGGCGAACGGGACGAAGGAGGGAGCGCAATGA
- a CDS encoding ActS/PrrB/RegB family redox-sensitive histidine kinase, whose product MTETTASDFRPSQRHIRLDTILRLRWLAVLGQLAAIFIVAQGLEFDVAIVPCVSIIGLSAALNLALQTVANPMQRLAPLHAAGLLALNIVELAGLLFFTGGLQNPFSFLFLAPVLISATALPARLTFALGLLAVACASILFFFHFPLPWDSEDPVVLPPIYLVGVWLSIVLAIGVTSLYSFQVTEEARKLADALAATELVLTREQHLTQLDGLAAAAAHELGTPLATIFLISRELEKTVTDPVFAADLKTLREQTQRCRDILSKITQLSSSGAPFDRMKLSELIEEVVAPHRDFGVDIKVRIAVAATAEPVGSRNPAVLYGVGNIIENAVDFANSTVEVNAWWNNETIEILISDDGPGIPPDLMNRIGEPYLSRRRTQDAGGGLGLGVFIARTLLERTGAKVSFTNRTFPEHGAVVQIAWPRERFETIESLEETIG is encoded by the coding sequence ATGACCGAGACCACCGCTTCCGACTTCCGCCCGTCGCAACGACACATCCGCCTGGACACCATCCTGCGGCTGCGCTGGCTCGCGGTGCTGGGCCAGCTCGCCGCGATCTTCATCGTGGCACAGGGGCTCGAGTTCGATGTCGCGATTGTCCCCTGTGTCAGCATCATCGGCCTGTCGGCGGCGCTCAACCTGGCTCTGCAGACCGTGGCCAACCCGATGCAGCGGCTGGCGCCGCTTCACGCGGCCGGATTGCTGGCGCTGAACATCGTGGAACTGGCCGGGCTGCTGTTCTTCACCGGCGGCTTGCAGAACCCGTTCTCGTTCCTGTTTCTCGCGCCTGTCCTGATTTCCGCCACCGCGTTGCCGGCCCGGTTGACGTTCGCACTCGGCCTTCTGGCCGTGGCATGTGCCTCGATCCTGTTCTTCTTTCATTTCCCGCTGCCATGGGATTCCGAAGATCCCGTGGTGTTGCCGCCGATCTATCTGGTCGGCGTCTGGCTATCGATCGTGCTGGCGATCGGCGTCACCAGCCTCTACTCGTTCCAGGTGACCGAGGAGGCGCGCAAGCTCGCCGACGCGTTGGCCGCGACCGAGCTGGTGCTGACGCGCGAGCAGCATCTGACCCAGCTCGACGGCCTGGCCGCGGCCGCCGCGCACGAGCTCGGCACGCCGCTTGCGACCATCTTCCTGATTTCGCGCGAGCTGGAAAAGACCGTGACGGACCCGGTCTTCGCGGCGGACCTGAAGACCTTGCGCGAGCAGACGCAACGCTGCCGCGACATTTTGAGCAAGATCACCCAGCTCTCCTCCAGCGGCGCGCCGTTCGACCGCATGAAGCTGTCGGAGCTGATCGAAGAGGTGGTGGCACCGCACCGCGACTTCGGCGTCGACATCAAGGTACGGATTGCGGTGGCCGCGACGGCCGAGCCGGTCGGATCACGCAATCCGGCGGTGCTCTATGGCGTCGGCAACATCATCGAGAACGCCGTCGATTTCGCCAACTCCACGGTCGAGGTCAACGCGTGGTGGAACAATGAGACGATCGAGATCCTGATCTCCGACGACGGCCCCGGCATTCCGCCCGATCTCATGAACCGGATCGGCGAGCCCTATCTGTCGCGGCGGCGCACCCAGGATGCCGGCGGCGGCCTCGGGCTCGGCGTGTTCATCGCCCGCACGCTGCTCGAACGCACCGGCGCCAAGGTCTCGTTTACCAATCGGACGTTTCCGGAACACGGTGCAGTGGTGCAGATCGCGTGGCCCAGGGAGCGTTTTGAGACTATCGAGAGCCTCGAAGAAACAATAGGATAG
- a CDS encoding ActR/PrrA/RegA family redox response regulator transcription factor, whose translation MNAIAELNEQTDRSLLIVEDDKPFLERLSRAMETRGFAVTSCDTVSDGLAQIGKSAPAFAVVDLRLGDGNGLDVVSALKKKRPEARAIVLTGYGNIATAVTAVKMGAIDYLSKPADADDVVAALLSTSAEKSELPANPMSADRVRWEHIQRIYEMCNRNVSETARRLNMHRRTLQRILAKRAPR comes from the coding sequence TTGAACGCCATCGCCGAACTGAACGAACAGACCGACCGCTCGCTTCTCATCGTGGAGGACGACAAGCCGTTTCTGGAGCGCCTGTCGCGCGCCATGGAGACACGCGGCTTTGCGGTGACGTCATGTGACACGGTCTCCGATGGTCTCGCGCAGATCGGCAAGTCCGCACCGGCCTTCGCCGTGGTCGATCTTCGCCTCGGTGACGGCAACGGTCTCGACGTCGTCTCCGCGCTGAAGAAGAAGCGCCCCGAAGCCCGCGCCATCGTGCTGACCGGCTATGGCAACATCGCCACCGCCGTCACCGCGGTGAAGATGGGCGCGATCGATTATCTCTCGAAGCCCGCGGATGCCGACGACGTCGTCGCCGCGCTGCTCTCGACCAGCGCTGAAAAGTCCGAGCTGCCGGCGAACCCGATGTCGGCCGACCGCGTGCGCTGGGAACACATCCAGCGCATCTACGAAATGTGCAACCGCAACGTCTCGGAGACGGCGCGGAGGCTGAACATGCACCGCCGTACGCTGCAGCGCATTTTGGCCAAGCGCGCGCCGCGGTAG
- a CDS encoding MmcB family DNA repair protein has protein sequence MDSPARIALVPPPDRRQSETALAIARGTARLLRSLGFSCISEMPLPSGRRADLVALNERGEIWIVEIKSSVEDLRADQKWHEYRAHCDRLFFAFTQDLPCEIFPEGTGLIIADAYGAHMQCEAPEHKIAAATRKQMMVRFGMAAALRINRLVDPQGHADFWE, from the coding sequence ATGGACAGCCCCGCCCGCATCGCCCTCGTGCCGCCGCCGGACCGTCGTCAGTCCGAGACGGCGCTCGCGATCGCGCGCGGCACGGCGCGGCTGTTACGCTCGCTCGGCTTTTCCTGCATCAGCGAAATGCCGCTGCCGTCGGGGCGACGCGCTGATCTCGTCGCGCTGAATGAGCGCGGTGAGATCTGGATCGTCGAGATCAAATCATCGGTGGAGGATCTGCGCGCCGATCAGAAATGGCACGAATACCGCGCCCATTGCGACCGGCTGTTCTTCGCCTTCACGCAGGATCTGCCCTGCGAGATTTTCCCCGAGGGCACCGGCCTGATCATCGCGGACGCCTATGGCGCGCACATGCAGTGCGAGGCGCCCGAGCACAAGATCGCAGCCGCCACGCGCAAGCAGATGATGGTGCGCTTCGGCATGGCGGCGGCGTTGCGGATCAACCGCCTGGTCGATCCGCAGGGGCACGCCGATTTTTGGGAGTAG
- a CDS encoding alpha-amylase family protein: MIDDLWYKNAIIYCLSVGTYMDADGDGVGDFKGLLRRLDYLHGLGITTIWLMPFQTSPGRDDGYDIADYYSVDSRYGTLGDFVAFTHGCKQRGIRVIIDLVVNHTSDQHHWFKEARRDRNSPYRDWYVWSDKKPANANKGMVFPGVQKSTWTRDKHAGAWFFHRFYDFQPDLNTSNPHVQAEILKIMGFWIQLGVSGFRMDAVPFVISTKGAKVTRPVEQYDMLRSFREFLQWREGDAIILAEANVLPETDMEYFGRDADRMHMMFNFHVNQHLFYALASGDSRPLAKALKATKPRPASAQWGLFLRNHDELDLGRLTKAQRETVFNAFGPDKDMQLYDRGIRRRLAPMLGGDRRRLELAYSLMCTLPGTPVIRYGDEIAMGDDLSLPERNCARTPMQWSTEPNGGFTKNSKPANPVIDTGPYGYEHVNVARQRRDPNSMLNWTERIVRMRKEVPEIGWGDFAIIPTRDPAVFIIRYDWRSNSVLFVHNLDEKPRETAFSAGLPGDAGEHLINLLAEDHSHADKRGQHRIVLEPYGYRWYRVGGLDYLLKRSDVDATTVRKGRTR; encoded by the coding sequence ATGATCGACGATCTCTGGTACAAGAACGCCATCATCTATTGCCTCTCCGTCGGCACCTATATGGACGCCGATGGCGACGGTGTCGGCGATTTCAAGGGACTGTTGCGCCGGCTTGATTATCTGCACGGTCTCGGCATCACCACGATCTGGCTGATGCCGTTCCAGACCTCGCCGGGCCGCGATGACGGCTACGACATCGCCGATTATTACAGCGTCGATTCCCGCTACGGCACGCTCGGCGATTTCGTCGCGTTCACCCATGGCTGCAAGCAGCGCGGCATCCGCGTCATCATCGACCTCGTCGTCAACCACACCTCCGACCAGCATCACTGGTTCAAGGAAGCGCGCCGCGACAGGAACTCGCCCTATCGCGACTGGTATGTGTGGTCCGACAAGAAGCCGGCCAACGCCAACAAGGGCATGGTGTTTCCCGGCGTGCAGAAATCGACCTGGACGCGCGACAAGCACGCCGGCGCCTGGTTCTTCCACCGCTTCTACGATTTCCAGCCCGATCTCAACACGTCGAACCCGCATGTGCAGGCGGAGATTTTGAAGATCATGGGCTTCTGGATCCAGCTCGGCGTCTCCGGCTTCCGCATGGACGCCGTGCCGTTCGTGATCTCGACCAAGGGCGCCAAGGTGACGAGGCCGGTCGAGCAGTACGACATGCTGCGCAGCTTCCGCGAATTCCTGCAATGGCGGGAGGGTGACGCGATCATCCTGGCCGAAGCCAATGTGCTGCCGGAAACGGACATGGAGTATTTCGGCCGCGACGCAGACCGCATGCACATGATGTTCAACTTCCACGTCAACCAGCATCTGTTCTATGCGCTGGCTTCCGGCGACTCACGACCTCTGGCCAAGGCGTTGAAAGCGACAAAGCCACGGCCGGCTTCGGCGCAATGGGGCCTGTTCCTGCGCAATCACGACGAGCTCGATCTCGGACGCCTGACCAAGGCACAGCGCGAGACCGTGTTCAACGCATTTGGTCCCGACAAGGACATGCAGCTCTACGATCGCGGCATCCGCCGCAGGCTTGCGCCGATGCTCGGCGGCGATCGCAGGCGGCTCGAGCTTGCCTACAGCCTGATGTGCACGCTGCCGGGGACGCCCGTGATCCGCTACGGCGACGAGATCGCGATGGGCGACGATCTCTCGCTGCCCGAACGCAACTGCGCGCGCACGCCGATGCAATGGTCGACCGAACCCAATGGCGGCTTCACCAAGAACAGCAAGCCGGCCAATCCCGTCATCGACACGGGGCCTTACGGCTACGAGCACGTCAACGTCGCCAGACAGCGGCGCGATCCGAATTCGATGCTGAACTGGACCGAGCGCATCGTCCGCATGCGCAAGGAGGTGCCCGAAATCGGCTGGGGCGACTTTGCGATCATCCCGACCCGCGATCCGGCCGTGTTCATCATCCGCTATGACTGGCGCAGCAATTCGGTGCTGTTCGTGCATAACCTCGACGAGAAGCCGCGCGAGACGGCATTCTCGGCCGGCCTGCCCGGCGATGCCGGCGAGCACCTGATCAACCTGCTCGCGGAAGACCACAGCCACGCCGACAAGCGCGGCCAGCACCGCATTGTGCTGGAGCCCTATGGCTATCGCTGGTACCGCGTCGGCGGGCTGGATTATTTGCTGAAGCGGAGCGATGTCGACGCGACGACGGTGAGGAAGGGGCGCACACGTTAG
- a CDS encoding alpha-amylase family glycosyl hydrolase has translation MAQGSENWWRDGIFYQIYPRSFQDSDGDGVGDLAGILRRLAYVKSLGVDAIWLSPVFPSPMADFGYDISDYTGIDPLFGTMADFDALLAAAHDHGLKLILDLVPNHTSDQHSWFIESRASRDNPKRDWYIWRDPAPDGGVPNNWLSEFGGSAWQVDAATGQYYYHAFLAQQPDLNWRNPEVRAAIYDVMRFWLEKGVDGFRVDVIWHLIKDAEFRDNPPNPHYVEGRPPNERILTQYSTDQPEVFDVIAEMRRVTDAFGARVLIGEVYLPLHRLMAYYGNDLTGAQMPFNFALLSTFWSARSIEKIIDDYEKALPRGAWPNWVLGNHDRPRVASRVGPEQARVAAMLLLTLRGTPTLYYGDEIGMHQLAIAPEDVQDPFEKNVPGIGVGRDGCRTPMQWDSSDFSGFSEARPWLPLPEDHIHENVVNLEADTRSILSLYKRLIELRKNSPALVAGDYHPIAAQGDLLVYRREAEDRTLIIVLNLGPEPIAVTTSAIRFGSEILLSTFLDREGERLEGVLDLRGNEGVIIEPPA, from the coding sequence ATGGCTCAGGGCAGCGAGAACTGGTGGCGCGACGGCATCTTCTATCAGATCTATCCGCGCTCCTTTCAGGACAGTGACGGCGACGGCGTTGGCGATCTCGCCGGCATTTTGCGGCGTCTTGCTTACGTGAAATCGCTCGGCGTCGACGCGATCTGGCTGTCGCCGGTCTTCCCGTCGCCGATGGCCGATTTCGGCTATGACATCTCCGACTATACCGGCATCGATCCGCTGTTCGGCACGATGGCCGATTTCGATGCGCTGCTCGCGGCCGCGCATGACCATGGTCTGAAGCTGATCCTCGACCTCGTGCCGAACCACACCTCCGACCAGCATTCATGGTTCATCGAGAGCCGCGCCTCGCGCGATAATCCCAAGCGCGACTGGTACATCTGGCGCGATCCGGCCCCCGATGGCGGCGTCCCGAACAACTGGCTGTCCGAGTTCGGCGGCAGCGCATGGCAGGTCGACGCCGCGACCGGCCAATACTACTACCACGCCTTCCTCGCGCAGCAGCCCGACCTGAACTGGCGCAATCCGGAGGTGCGCGCCGCGATCTACGACGTGATGCGGTTCTGGCTGGAGAAGGGCGTCGACGGCTTTCGCGTCGACGTGATCTGGCACCTGATCAAGGATGCCGAGTTCCGCGACAATCCGCCCAACCCGCATTATGTCGAGGGGCGGCCGCCGAACGAAAGAATCCTCACCCAATATTCCACCGACCAGCCGGAGGTGTTCGATGTCATCGCCGAGATGCGGCGCGTCACCGATGCCTTTGGCGCGCGCGTGCTGATCGGCGAGGTCTATCTGCCGCTGCATCGTCTGATGGCCTATTACGGCAACGATCTCACCGGCGCGCAGATGCCGTTCAATTTCGCGCTGCTCTCGACCTTCTGGAGTGCGCGCTCGATCGAAAAGATCATCGATGACTACGAGAAGGCGCTGCCCAGGGGCGCGTGGCCGAACTGGGTGCTCGGCAATCACGATCGCCCGCGCGTCGCCAGCCGCGTCGGGCCGGAGCAGGCCCGTGTCGCCGCGATGCTGCTGCTGACCTTGCGCGGTACGCCCACGCTCTATTACGGCGACGAGATCGGCATGCATCAGCTCGCGATCGCGCCCGAGGATGTGCAGGACCCGTTCGAGAAAAACGTGCCCGGCATCGGGGTGGGGCGCGACGGCTGCCGCACGCCGATGCAATGGGATTCGTCCGATTTCTCCGGCTTCTCGGAAGCGAGGCCGTGGCTGCCGCTGCCGGAGGATCACATCCACGAAAACGTCGTCAACCTCGAGGCCGACACGCGCTCGATCCTGAGCCTGTACAAGCGCCTGATTGAGTTGCGGAAGAATTCACCCGCGCTGGTCGCCGGCGACTATCATCCGATCGCCGCGCAAGGCGATCTGCTGGTCTATCGCCGCGAGGCCGAGGACAGGACGCTCATCATCGTGCTCAATCTCGGCCCCGAGCCGATCGCGGTCACCACCAGCGCGATCCGTTTCGGCAGCGAGATCCTGCTGTCGACGTTCCTGGATCGCGAGGGCGAGCGGCTGGAGGGCGTGCTGGATTTGCGGGGCAATGAGGGTGTGATCATCGAGCCGCCGGCCTGA
- a CDS encoding MBL fold metallo-hydrolase, whose protein sequence is MTEQSDTQQAKAGAIIVPVTPFEQNCTIIWDEPGKKAVVIDPGGDVPKILEAIKQTGVTVEKIWLTHGHIDHVGGAAELRDALKVPIEGPHVADKYLLDSVVESGARFGMTGGRNFEPDRWLDEGDTVSIGALKFDILHCPGHSPGSVVFFNKDLRFAHVGDVLFAGSVGRTDLPGGSHATLINSIMTKLLPLGDDVGFICGHGAGSSIGQERMTNPFITGEM, encoded by the coding sequence ATGACCGAGCAAAGCGACACCCAACAGGCCAAGGCCGGCGCGATCATCGTCCCCGTGACGCCGTTCGAGCAGAATTGCACCATCATCTGGGACGAGCCCGGCAAGAAGGCCGTGGTGATCGACCCCGGCGGCGACGTGCCGAAGATCCTCGAGGCGATCAAGCAGACCGGTGTCACCGTCGAGAAGATCTGGCTGACCCACGGCCACATCGACCATGTCGGCGGCGCGGCCGAATTGCGCGATGCGCTGAAGGTGCCGATCGAGGGTCCGCATGTCGCGGACAAATACCTGCTCGACAGCGTCGTCGAGAGCGGCGCGCGCTTCGGCATGACGGGCGGGCGCAATTTCGAGCCGGACCGCTGGCTCGACGAGGGCGACACCGTCTCGATCGGCGCGTTGAAATTCGACATCCTGCATTGCCCCGGCCACTCGCCGGGCAGCGTGGTGTTCTTCAACAAGGATCTGCGCTTTGCCCATGTCGGCGACGTCTTGTTCGCGGGCTCGGTCGGGCGCACCGATCTGCCCGGCGGCAGTCACGCCACGCTGATCAACTCGATCATGACGAAGCTGCTGCCGCTCGGCGACGATGTCGGCTTCATCTGCGGCCACGGCGCCGGTTCGAGCATCGGCCAGGAGCGGATGACCAATCCGTTCATCACCGGCGAGATGTGA
- a CDS encoding helix-turn-helix domain-containing protein: MAKAPVRACPVAAFQKMISGKYKLRIVWDLKDGPRRYGEIRSGLLRGTSGSAEITPRVLSRELKALTASGLIDRKDFGEVPPKVEYRLTRKGKSFVPVVAAIREWGERNLGETAALADAAE, translated from the coding sequence ATGGCAAAAGCTCCCGTGCGCGCCTGTCCGGTCGCAGCCTTTCAAAAGATGATCAGCGGCAAGTACAAGCTGCGCATCGTCTGGGATCTCAAGGACGGCCCGCGCCGCTATGGCGAGATCCGCAGCGGCTTGCTGCGCGGCACGTCAGGCAGCGCGGAGATCACCCCGCGCGTGCTCAGCCGCGAGCTCAAAGCCCTGACCGCGAGCGGACTGATCGACCGCAAGGATTTTGGCGAGGTGCCGCCGAAGGTCGAGTATCGCCTGACCCGCAAGGGCAAGAGCTTTGTGCCAGTGGTCGCCGCGATCCGCGAGTGGGGCGAGCGCAATCTCGGCGAGACCGCGGCGCTCGCAGACGCCGCGGAATAA
- a CDS encoding PHB depolymerase family esterase, with product MSLARNVDLLRHLPRMDGLRLPDFGVSTDASSPLQEVTDFGDNPGALRMFAFVPAQLQKPRALVVVLHGCGQTAAAYDLGAGWSTLARHYGFALVMPEQQRVNNGNTCFNWFNPEDTARESGEARSIREMIAHMVGAHRIDPRRIFITGLSAGGGMASVMLATYPEVFAAGAIIAGLPYGIASNLREALDGMFHSPARPERELGDFVRRASHHRGPWPKVSVWHGSADRTVNPGNANEIVKQWLDLHDLPMAPMAETNVDGYPRQAWWNKDGETLVEFYAITGMAHGTPLGLADNDQRYGVEGAFLIEAGISSSYHIAKFFGLTGWVQDAKKADAKLARSPAPHLARTIRAKVADEQAEPKREQSRGFDLGQIITRALSAAGLMK from the coding sequence GTGTCGCTAGCCCGTAATGTCGACCTCTTGAGACATCTGCCAAGGATGGATGGTCTGCGCTTGCCCGATTTTGGCGTGAGCACCGACGCGTCCAGCCCGCTGCAGGAAGTCACGGACTTCGGTGACAATCCCGGCGCCTTGCGCATGTTCGCGTTCGTGCCGGCGCAATTGCAGAAGCCGCGCGCGCTCGTCGTCGTGCTGCACGGCTGCGGCCAGACGGCAGCGGCTTACGATCTCGGCGCAGGCTGGTCGACGCTCGCGCGCCACTACGGCTTTGCGCTGGTGATGCCCGAGCAGCAGCGCGTCAACAACGGCAACACCTGCTTCAACTGGTTCAATCCGGAAGACACCGCGCGCGAAAGCGGCGAGGCGCGTTCGATCCGCGAGATGATCGCGCATATGGTCGGGGCGCACCGGATCGATCCCCGGCGCATCTTCATCACCGGTCTCTCCGCCGGCGGCGGCATGGCCTCGGTGATGCTCGCGACCTATCCGGAAGTGTTCGCGGCCGGCGCGATCATCGCGGGCCTTCCTTACGGCATCGCGTCGAATCTGCGCGAAGCGCTGGACGGCATGTTCCATTCCCCAGCGCGGCCCGAGCGCGAGCTCGGCGATTTCGTGCGGCGGGCGTCCCATCATCGCGGGCCCTGGCCGAAGGTGTCGGTGTGGCACGGCAGCGCCGATCGCACCGTCAATCCCGGCAATGCCAACGAGATCGTCAAGCAGTGGCTCGATCTGCACGATCTGCCGATGGCGCCGATGGCCGAGACCAATGTCGACGGCTATCCGCGCCAGGCATGGTGGAACAAGGACGGCGAGACGCTGGTCGAATTCTACGCCATCACCGGGATGGCGCACGGCACGCCGCTGGGCCTTGCCGACAACGATCAGCGCTACGGCGTCGAAGGCGCGTTCCTGATCGAGGCCGGCATTTCCTCGTCCTATCACATCGCAAAGTTCTTCGGTCTCACCGGCTGGGTTCAGGACGCGAAGAAGGCCGACGCCAAGTTGGCGCGTTCGCCCGCGCCACATCTTGCCCGCACCATCCGTGCGAAGGTCGCTGACGAACAGGCCGAGCCGAAGCGCGAGCAATCCCGGGGTTTCGATCTCGGCCAGATCATCACGCGCGCGCTGTCGGCTGCGGGATTGATGAAGTAG